DNA from Verrucomicrobiota bacterium:
GGCAAGGGCATCGCCCGGGACAAGGATGGAAAGACTCCCATCGAAGCCGGCGACGCCTTCATTTTTCCGCCCGGCGAACCGCACCAACTCATCAATGACGGCGCTCAGGACTTAATTCTTTACGTCGTGGCGGACAATCCGATTGGCGAATCCGTCTATTATCCGGACAGCAAGAAATGGGGCGTGCGCGTGCCTGAGCGCAGAATCCTGCGCTCCGAGGCGCTGGATTACTTTGATGGGGAGGAGTGAGATGCCTCGGGACTCTTGAAGGAGCACACACCTCGTATCGGTTCGCCGCCTCCTGGCGACGCCGCGTGGGATTCAACTTCTGAGTTCACCTCAGGTGGTGCTGTGTTGCAACCTGCCGGCCTTGGCCATTGCTGCCCTTTGCTGTGCCAGACATTTCGGACAGATGCCGTGAGTAGTAGGGGTGTCAAATCCTTGTTGCATGAATTCTTCCAGCGGCATCCATTGCCCCTTGTAGTCGATGTGGTGGCACCAGGCGCAGACGCGCATGAACTTTTCCAGATAAAGAATGCGGTCGAGAATCCGGCGAGTGGACGCATTGACCAGAAACCAGACAGCCAGGACAAGCAACATGCCCAAAGTCGCATTGCCGAATTTCCAGACGAATGGATAATCCTGAAAAATCAGCGAAGGAAGTTTCAATAATTCATCGAGAAAACCGAGGACTATGATGACCAGGAAACCAATGTTTTGGTACATCAACAGTTTCGTCACGCGCGATTTCGTTTCCATAGTTACAACAACCGAAGTGGTGTGGCCCCACCACGAGGCGACTCCGAGCGCGGTTCCAACCACGATCGCGGAATTGTCGCTTCGAACAAATCCATCCCACTTCGAGCTTTGTGGACTTGCCTCCCTTAGGGCTGCAACAACTGTGCCACCCGTGAACATTCGACTCTTCCCGACCCGCGAAATTCAATCCGCGCTCAGCCGGCGCCGGAAAAGAAAGCTCATTCCACCGGTGGCAGGCCCGGCGAATGCGCGGCGCGGACTTCGGTTCTTTCCTCGTGATAATCCATGATTTTGCGGATGAAGAATTCCCGTCCCTCGAGATGCCAATCCGTGTCGCGCGTGTACCAGAGGCCATCGGGCAGGTGTTCGCGATTGAATTTGAAATTAAATTTCCAAAGCGCGCCCACCAGACCGCCCGCCACGCTCACTTTTTCCGTCAGGCGCAGGTCGGCCTGGACGATGGCGGCATCGTCTTCATCGACCCAGGCGCGCCCGGCGGCTTTGTTGATGAAGCGGTCTTTGATGGTGCGTTCAGGAAGATTCCTGCTGGCGGGAACAAAATCGAGCACCAGCGTGGGCCGGCCATTCCGCATTTCGCGTCCCACCAGTGTGAACTTGTACCGCTTCAACAAGTCGTCGTTCAATGGGAAATCAGTTTTCTCGAAGGCCTGTCCGCGCGGGGCCGTGCCCTCATTGGTGCCGGCGGTGGTTTTGCCGGCGGTGGAGCGGGATGAAGTGGCTGGAGTCGCCGGTCGCGGGCGGGCAGCCACGCGCTCGATGGTTGGATTGTGCTCCCTGGTCTGCTCGTCCTTCTTTTTCAATTCGCCCTGGGAATTGCGCGTTTCGGTCTGCTTGGTGCGGGAGTAGATGTACTGCGCGTTGAATTGATGGTCGTTTTCGCTCTCCTTCTCCACCCGTTCCAGCACGCGATGAAGCACGCTGTCAACCGAGGGCAACGGCGGTTCGCCGGGGTTCACGCCAGCAACTGGCATGGCCGCCGCGCAGAGAACGGCTCCCACCAGCAATTTTGTCCTCGTGTTCATACAGCCAACTCGGAGATTAGATGCCACGCGGCGGACAATAATTCAAGCCAGAAAGTGGAGCCGGAGTGGTTACAACCCGATGGGATGCCACGTCGTCTTGAATTCGATGGTGTCCAGAATCCAGTAAGGGTCCTCCGCTTTGGCGTTGAACCAATCGGCGGGCGACAGCGAACGATTGGCGTAGCGTTTCAAATTGATTGCCGTGCCCGACTGCAAGCTGGCGCTCAATGCAAGGTCTCCCGATCCGTCCACGATCGCGTTCACATCCATGTGCCCGGCAATGTGCGGCGCGAGTTCGGCCCGTTTGCCGGCAAGAATGTTCACCACGCCACCCGGCAAATCGCTCGTCGCCAGAATCTCGGCGAAGGTCAACGCCGGCAGCGGATATTTTTCTGAAGCGACGACTATGGCGGTGTTGCCGCTCAAAACCACCGACGCCACCAGCGAGACGAGCGAAACCAACGCCGGCTCCTCGGGCGTGAGCACAACCACTACTCCCGTCGGATCCGGTGTGGTGAAGTTGAAATGCGACGAGGCCACCGGATTCACCGTGCCGAAAACTTGCGAGTACTTGTCCGTCCAACCGGCATAGTAAACGAGCCGATCAATCGCCAGCGTCACTTCGCGTTTCGCCTTCCCCGCGCTGGAACCGGTTGAGCGCGTGATTTCCTTGACGAGTTCGCTTGCTCGGCTTTGCAGCATCTCGGCGGCGCGATAAAGAATCTGCCCGCGATTGTAGGCCGTGGCCTGGCTCCAGCCGTCCACCGCCGAGCGGGCAGCAACGACGGCATCCCGGAAATCCTTGCGCGACGCGTGCGCAAAATTGTCGAGCAGTTCCCCCGCCGCCGATTTCGCGGCCAGATAGCGACCGCTCTCACTGCGTGGAAACTTGCCGCCGATGAATAGCTTGTACGTTTTTTTAACGTGGAGAGGCGCGCTCATGATTGTTGGAGTTAGCGATCGGCGCTGAATCTAACAAACGATCGCGCTGGCTGCAACATCGCAACTCGGAGATCACCAGGGCTGCGCAACCGGGCACTACTTCGCTTCATTCAAACGCGACGAGCTTCGTAGCTTCCTGTTCCCACGCCGGACTCAACTGCAAAAGTTTCTCTTGAATGGCCACCAGTTCCCGGTTGACCTCCTGGGCACGGCCGGGTTTCTCATACGTCTCCGGTTTTTCCAGTTCGGCGGTCAGTTCGGCTTGCCGCTGCTCCAGTTCCAGAATTCCCTGCTCGAGGCGATGCACGATTTGCTGCTGCGTCTTCCGCCCGCGCGAGCGCGCCTGACGTTGTTCCGCTTCAAGGCGCTTTTGTTCCTTGCGCGAACCGCCCCGCACCCCATCCCTCTCTCCATCGGATGGGGAGAGGGTGGCGAAGCCGGGTGAGGGGCGTCGCGAATTCCCAGCGGTCAAAGCGGCGCGGGCGGACAACGCTTTCGTCTTGTCCAAGTAATATTGATAGCCGCCGGGATAATGCTTGAGCTGGCCGGCGTTGACGTGGACGACGTGATTCGCCAGGGCGCGAATGAAATAGACATCGTGACTGATGAAGATGAGCGTGCCTTGGAATTGATCCAGCGCGTAGGCCAGTGCGTCGATGCTCGACATGTCGAGGTGCGTGGTCGGCTCATCCATGAGCAACAGGTTCGGTGGGTCGAGCAGCAGTTTCACCAGCGCGAGCCGGCTCTTCTCCCCACCGCTCAAAACGCTGACGCGCTTGAAGACATCGTCGCCACGAAAGAGAAAACAGCCGAGCAGCGTGCGGACGAATTGCTCGGTGACGCGCTGCGGCGTGTCGAACGCCTCCTCCAGAACCGTGTGCGCCGGGTTGAGCATCTCGACCCGATACTGCGAGTAGTAACCGGCCTTGACGTTGTGGCCGAGCGTGCGGATGCCGTTCTGCGGCTCGAGCACGCCGGCAAGAATCTTGAGCAGCGTGGATTTGCCCGCGCCGTTCGGGCCGACGAGCACGGTGCGCTGGCCACGTTGGGCTTCGAAGTCCATGCCTCGATAAACCACGTTCTCGCCGTAGGCGTGGTCAATGTTTTCCAGCGTGATGACCTTGAGACCGCTGCGTTGCGGTTGCGGAAAACGGAAGCTGACCTTGCTGTCGTCATTCGCCGGCGCTTCGACTTTTTCCATCCGGTCGATTTGCTTGAGCTTGCTTTGGGCTTGCGCAGCTTTGGTGTTCTTGGCGCGGAAACGGTTCACGAATTCCATCAGGTGCGCGATTTCCCGCTGCTGATTTTTGTAGGCGGCGACGAGTTGTACCTCCGCCGCATCGCGCTGGACAAGGTACTCTTCGAAGTTGCCGCGGTAACGGATGAGTTTGCTCTGGCGAATCTCGACCACGCTGCCGACAAGCTGGTTCAGGAACTCGCGGTCGTGTGAGATGACGACGACGGCGCCGGGATAGCTCTTCAAATATTCCTGAAACCAAAGCAACGCTTCGAGGTCGAGATGGTTGGTCGGCTCGTCGAGCAGCAACAGGTCCGGCTCGTGCGTGAGCAAACGGGCGAGGTGCGCGCGCATGACCCAGCCGCCGCTCATCTCGCGGGCGGGCCGGGCGAAATCCTTTTCGCGGAAGCTGAGGCCGGCGAGAATTTGCTTGGCCTTGGCTTCGAGACGGTAGCCGCCCAGTTCGTTGAAACGATCGTGCACATCATCATGGATGTCCTCCGAATGCAACGCTTCGACGGGATGGTCTGCTTCCCAGGCCTTAATGATGCGGGCGAGCTTCGTGTATTCGGGCGTGATGGCGGTGGCCAGCTCAAGGACCGTCTCGTCGCCGACCGGCGCGCTCTCCTGCGGCAGAAAACCAATCGTGGTATTGCGTTCGAGCGCGACCTTGCCGTCATCCGGGGAATCGTTGCCGAGGATGATGGAAAAGAGCGTGGACTTCCCCGCGCCGTTCGGACCGACCAACCCGATGCGGTCCTGACGGTTCACCTGTAACGTGGCATCGGCGAACAACACCCGTTCGCCATACGCCTTGCTGATACCTGAAATGGTCAACATACGAATCCTGAGCTTACCGCGAAGCGACGCTGAAACACAAGCCGCGGAATTGTGGCAGCGTTCTATGAGGCCCATTCGGGCACTGGCACCGTTTGGAGTTCCGCCTTCAGGCGGTTCTGTGATTAAGGCCCGCCCCGGCCGCCTGAAGGCGGAACTCCAAACAAAGTGACCCACCGCTTCGGTGGTGGTGCGCAGATTCCCTGTCCGATTTGGGCTTCGGCGGCTACTCTATTATGGAATGACTCGGATTAAGATGAAGATTACGATTAAGAACCGATAGCGCTTTTCAAAATCTTACTCTTAATCATTCTCTTAATCTTAATCTGATCCAACGAATGAACAGTCTGACCGACCAACAGTTGTTGCGCGATTACGTCGGGAAACGCGCGGAGGCGGCGTTCGCCGAACTCGTGCGCCGGCACGTTGACTTCGTCTATTCCGCTGCGCTGCGGATGGTTCGCGATGTGCACCTGGCCGAGGACGTGACGCAGGGTGTGTTTGTCGCTTTCGCGCAAAATGCCCGCCAGCTCATGGAACGTCCCGTTGTTTCGGGCTGGCTGCATCGCACGGCGCAGAATCTTGCCGCCCAAACCGTCCGCACCGATATGCGCCGTCGCGCCCGCGAACAGGAGGCCGCCGCCATGAATGAATTGCTTGCCACCCAATCCGACCCTTCTCTTTGGGAACACATCGCCCCGCATCTCGACGCCGCGCTGGGCGAATTGAACGAGGCGGACCGCGATGCGCTGTTGCTGCGCTACTTTGAACGCAAGTCCGCTCAGGAGATGGCGCAAACCCTCGGCGTCAGCGACGAAGCCGCGCAAAAACGGGTCAGCCGCGCCGTCGAACGGCTGCGCGAATTCTTCGCCAAACGCGGCATCACCGTCGGCGCGAGCGGACTCGTCGTTGTCATCACCGCCAATGCGGTTCAGGCTGCGCCGGTTGGACTCGCCACCACAATTGCCACTGCTGCCGCCCTTGCCGGAACAGCCATCGCCACCACCTCAACTGCAACCGCAACCGCCACCAAAGCCATCGCCATGACCACACTGCAAAAAACCATCATCGCCGCGACGCTCACGGCCGCCATTGGAACTGGAATTTACGAAGCCCGCCGGGCTTCATCCTCGCAAAATCAGGTTCAGACGTTCCAAAAACAACAGGCGTCGCCCCTTGAACAGATCGAACAACTGACCCGCAAACGCGACGATGTCACGCGCAAACTCGCCGCGCTGCGCAATGAGAACGAACGGTTGAACCGCAATACCGCCGAGTTGCTCAAGCTGCGCGGTGAAGTCACACGGTTAAAAAGCGACGCGCGGGCGTCGACCCAGGCGAACGCCACGGACACCTCAACCGACGCCGCGGCAAAATCTTGGCTAACGCGCGTGAACAATTTGAAGCAGCGGCTCGAACAAACGCCAGAAGCAACAATTCCAGAACTTCAGTTCATCACCGAACAAGACTGGCTGAATGCCACTAAAGGCAAACTTGAGACAGATACAGATTATCGCAAAGCTTTGAGCGCATTACGGGGCGCCGGAGAAAACAAATTTGTAACTTTGTTGCACCCGGCCTTGAAGAAATACATGGAGGCCAACAACGGTAAGTTCCCGACCGTTATATCCCAACTGCAACCCTATTTTGAATCACCGGTGGACGAAGCCATTTTGAAACGTTATGCAGTCGTTCAGGCAGACGATCTCCCGAATACCAAGTTGGGTGGGGATTGGATCATCACGCAAAGAGCGCCAGTGGACGAAAAATATGATTCGCGATGGGGTATTGGCCCGAACGGCTACGGCACTTCAGGCACTAGCTCATGGAGCGATGAATCACTTGCTCTGGCGTCGGCGATAAAAACACTGTCCGCTCCACTGAAAACTTACAAGGAAGCGAACAACGGGAAAGAACCGATTGATCCATCGCAGCTACAGCCTTACCTCACATCGTCTGAACAGCAACAAGCGCTTCAAAAACTGATTCAAGCCGCCAAAGTCAAAAGCCAATCGGATGCGAACTGAATACGATCTGCACGGTTCATCACCTTCGCCGCAATGTTGCGACGGAAATGCGCGCCGTCGAAATGGATTTTCGTGAGTGCAGCAAATACAGCGGCTTGACGGGTCTGCCCGGCTGTCTTAATCTGTCTTACATGAGAGCTACCTTGACCATCAGCCTGCCGCCGGTGCTGCGCCGCGATGTCTCCCGCGCCGCCCGGGTGCAACGCGTGAGCGAGAGCGAATTCGTCCGCCGCGCCGTTCAGAAACAGCTTTGGGCGGACGCCTTCGAGGAAACCCGCCGCAGGCTTGCTCCCAAAGCCCGCGCCCAGCGCATCTACACCGACGAAGACGTGTTCAAACTCGTCTCTTGAAAGTCGTCGTTGACACCAACGTCCTCATTGCCGGACTCGTGGCCGAAGGTTTGTGCCGCGACATCGTCAAGCGCCGCCTGCCGGGCTGTGAGTTGTTCACCTCCCGCGCCTTGCTTCAGGAACTGGCAGAAAAGCTGCGCGAAAAATTTGGCGTCAATCCCAAGGAGTTGCCGCTGCTGCAAATCTACGAGGACTCAGCCACCGTGGTGAAGCCAGCCCGCCTGCCCAAGCCTGTTTGTCGTGACGCGGATGACGATGAAGCGCTGGCCACCGCTCTCGCCGCCCACGCTGGAATCATCCTCACCGGCGATAATGACTTGCTCACGCTCAAAGAATTTCAAGGCATCCGAATTCTCTCACCCCGTCTGTTCGTTGAGTGGCTGGATCAAAACCCATCACCGTAGCAGCCGGCGTAAGTCGGCTCACATTCTTCTATGTTGCCTGTCCGGTGCGAGCGCCAGTAGATACGCCGTTGTAGAAGGACTCGGATCAAGAGAAAGATTATGATTAAGCAGGCAGATGCGACGCAATACACGTTCCCTCGGCATCATTCACCGTCATACCGATACTTGAATCGCCCGTCGGGCGCCACGTCGCCGCTGACCAGGAAATCCAGGATGTCACCGGGATGTTGGAGATTGTCGGTCCATTTGAAATCGAGATGCAGGCGGGTTGAGCCTTTGGGCGGACCGAGCGCCGCACGCGGAATGGCCAGTTGCAGTTCGTTGCCTTGCACGCGAAATTTCACCGGCGCAGTCTTCTTCCATTTCCAAACGCCGTCGTTCTTTTCGAGCCAGGTCTTTCCGTCCGCGCCCACCGTCCGGTTCACGATGAACTCGAAGCCGTCCCAGCCCGTCGCCGGGTTCTGATGTAACACGCTACTCGATGACAAACCAATTCATCCCCTGCGCAGGCACTTGCACGGGCAATTCGATGGTGTAATCACGGTTGAGTTTGAAGGTTTTTGACTTCCTGGCCTGCTCGCTTACGAGGGCCTTATCGGTCAGGCCGGTGTAAAAAAGGTTCACACGCAGGGTCTTCTCCACCGACTGATTGAGCGGGTTGAACACGACGAGCATGCCTTTCTCTTTCAACTTCGGGTTCACGTGCAACATCCAGTCCAGGTCACGAGCGTCGGCGCGGCGACCGTGAATGAGATCGCTTTCGAGGATGTCGCGGTGGGCCTTGAACCAATCCACCCAGCGCTTGACCATCGCCTGCGTGCGCCCGGTGTCGTAGAGCCGCGGGCCGCGATAGCACGCCTGCACACCGAGCGCGAGGTTGCTGTAGAGCATCCGTTCGTAATGGTCCAGATGTTCGTCCAGCGGCTCGATGGTGGCCGCCGCGCCACCGCCTTGATATTCGGTCAACGGCACGAACATCCAACCCATGCTCGGCGTTTTCTCCCACGTGCCGTCGAAGATGTTCTGCCGCGTGTGAATGACCTGCTGCTCGCGCGGCAGCGACCAGTTATCTTCACGATATCCCATGCCGGTCTTGCTGGAGCCGGCGAGAAAATAATGGTCCGGCACGTTCAAATAAATCCCCTGTCCCCGGCACCAATTGTAGAAGTCAGAGATTTCGCGCCACTGGTTCCAGCGCGAGTCGGCCAGCCCCCGGTGACCGGGATGTTGGTCGCTCTGGCAAACGTCGCCGGGATACGAGCCATCGTGTTCCAGCAATGTGAAGCCGCTGTCGCGATGAAATTCGTAGAGGCGGCGGAAATAATTTGTGCCCCAGGTGCTGACCAGACACGGCGAGTTGCCAAAGGTTGGGCTTTGTCCGGGCGGCATCACCACGTCGTTGCCGCCACCGACGCGACGCGAGGCGAGCAGCGAGTAACTGCCAATCTCGATGCCCTTGCCGTGTGCGTAGTCGGCGTAGCGACGGGCGCGAGCGAGCGTCTCCGGCTTCTCGTTTTCCAGATCAAAACCGCTCCCGAAACTTAGTATGACCATCTCGAAGCCAACCTCGGCGCATTGATTTATGGCGTTGGTCACGGTGCGTTCGTCGGCCGAGCGAACGTGCATCATGAGCGGGTTCTCCGTGGCCCACGGCGCGATGACGCGATACATCCGGCGCACCGCCAGGCC
Protein-coding regions in this window:
- a CDS encoding cupin domain-containing protein, with the protein product MRKVNTNKLAENSWSSPKGRFVGAGKQVSEALGRKPKSTDLNERHPFDVEILRIPPRATPYPYHLHSAQWEFYHVIAGKGIARDKDGKTPIEAGDAFIFPPGEPHQLINDGAQDLILYVVADNPIGESVYYPDSKKWGVRVPERRILRSEALDYFDGEE
- a CDS encoding aldehyde dehydrogenase family protein, producing the protein MSAPLHVKKTYKLFIGGKFPRSESGRYLAAKSAAGELLDNFAHASRKDFRDAVVAARSAVDGWSQATAYNRGQILYRAAEMLQSRASELVKEITRSTGSSAGKAKREVTLAIDRLVYYAGWTDKYSQVFGTVNPVASSHFNFTTPDPTGVVVVLTPEEPALVSLVSLVASVVLSGNTAIVVASEKYPLPALTFAEILATSDLPGGVVNILAGKRAELAPHIAGHMDVNAIVDGSGDLALSASLQSGTAINLKRYANRSLSPADWFNAKAEDPYWILDTIEFKTTWHPIGL
- a CDS encoding ABC-F family ATP-binding cassette domain-containing protein codes for the protein MLTISGISKAYGERVLFADATLQVNRQDRIGLVGPNGAGKSTLFSIILGNDSPDDGKVALERNTTIGFLPQESAPVGDETVLELATAITPEYTKLARIIKAWEADHPVEALHSEDIHDDVHDRFNELGGYRLEAKAKQILAGLSFREKDFARPAREMSGGWVMRAHLARLLTHEPDLLLLDEPTNHLDLEALLWFQEYLKSYPGAVVVISHDREFLNQLVGSVVEIRQSKLIRYRGNFEEYLVQRDAAEVQLVAAYKNQQREIAHLMEFVNRFRAKNTKAAQAQSKLKQIDRMEKVEAPANDDSKVSFRFPQPQRSGLKVITLENIDHAYGENVVYRGMDFEAQRGQRTVLVGPNGAGKSTLLKILAGVLEPQNGIRTLGHNVKAGYYSQYRVEMLNPAHTVLEEAFDTPQRVTEQFVRTLLGCFLFRGDDVFKRVSVLSGGEKSRLALVKLLLDPPNLLLMDEPTTHLDMSSIDALAYALDQFQGTLIFISHDVYFIRALANHVVHVNAGQLKHYPGGYQYYLDKTKALSARAALTAGNSRRPSPGFATLSPSDGERDGVRGGSRKEQKRLEAEQRQARSRGRKTQQQIVHRLEQGILELEQRQAELTAELEKPETYEKPGRAQEVNRELVAIQEKLLQLSPAWEQEATKLVAFE
- a CDS encoding sigma-70 family RNA polymerase sigma factor — protein: MNSLTDQQLLRDYVGKRAEAAFAELVRRHVDFVYSAALRMVRDVHLAEDVTQGVFVAFAQNARQLMERPVVSGWLHRTAQNLAAQTVRTDMRRRAREQEAAAMNELLATQSDPSLWEHIAPHLDAALGELNEADRDALLLRYFERKSAQEMAQTLGVSDEAAQKRVSRAVERLREFFAKRGITVGASGLVVVITANAVQAAPVGLATTIATAAALAGTAIATTSTATATATKAIAMTTLQKTIIAATLTAAIGTGIYEARRASSSQNQVQTFQKQQASPLEQIEQLTRKRDDVTRKLAALRNENERLNRNTAELLKLRGEVTRLKSDARASTQANATDTSTDAAAKSWLTRVNNLKQRLEQTPEATIPELQFITEQDWLNATKGKLETDTDYRKALSALRGAGENKFVTLLHPALKKYMEANNGKFPTVISQLQPYFESPVDEAILKRYAVVQADDLPNTKLGGDWIITQRAPVDEKYDSRWGIGPNGYGTSGTSSWSDESLALASAIKTLSAPLKTYKEANNGKEPIDPSQLQPYLTSSEQQQALQKLIQAAKVKSQSDAN
- a CDS encoding CopG family transcriptional regulator, encoding MRAVEMDFRECSKYSGLTGLPGCLNLSYMRATLTISLPPVLRRDVSRAARVQRVSESEFVRRAVQKQLWADAFEETRRRLAPKARAQRIYTDEDVFKLVS
- a CDS encoding putative toxin-antitoxin system toxin component, PIN family, giving the protein MKVVVDTNVLIAGLVAEGLCRDIVKRRLPGCELFTSRALLQELAEKLREKFGVNPKELPLLQIYEDSATVVKPARLPKPVCRDADDDEALATALAAHAGIILTGDNDLLTLKEFQGIRILSPRLFVEWLDQNPSP
- a CDS encoding alpha-galactosidase, giving the protein MKLGSIFIYAAVVVLPISAHAASTTPPDWLIDPAPYRARLITNIEGREIKLANGLVARTFRLAPNAATVGFDNLVTGEALLRGVKPEAIVEIDGIRYEIGGLKGQPNYAFLRPEWIEQLRADPAAFRFVRYEVGKPKERFAWKQVRHHAPDVKWPPAGVHLRMDYDAPPGTNGAAPARIRVSVHYELYDGLPCYSKWLTVSNGTGKPIRLDRFSSEMLAVVERVAEVDALTAGLMAPNIHVETDMAFGGMMAAGANRRSFRWLPDPDFKSQVNYERKTPCLLETGPDLGPAQEIAPGGTIESFHSWVMPFENFDRERCGLAVRRMYRVIAPWATENPLMMHVRSADERTVTNAINQCAEVGFEMVILSFGSGFDLENEKPETLARARRYADYAHGKGIEIGSYSLLASRRVGGGNDVVMPPGQSPTFGNSPCLVSTWGTNYFRRLYEFHRDSGFTLLEHDGSYPGDVCQSDQHPGHRGLADSRWNQWREISDFYNWCRGQGIYLNVPDHYFLAGSSKTGMGYREDNWSLPREQQVIHTRQNIFDGTWEKTPSMGWMFVPLTEYQGGGAAATIEPLDEHLDHYERMLYSNLALGVQACYRGPRLYDTGRTQAMVKRWVDWFKAHRDILESDLIHGRRADARDLDWMLHVNPKLKEKGMLVVFNPLNQSVEKTLRVNLFYTGLTDKALVSEQARKSKTFKLNRDYTIELPVQVPAQGMNWFVIE